The following proteins are encoded in a genomic region of Dokdonia donghaensis DSW-1:
- a CDS encoding GMC oxidoreductase, producing MYDAIVVGSGISGGWAAKELCENGMKTLVLERGRMVKHIDDYPTMHNDPWDNKFKGNNSREVEARYEKQARTGYVHKADSRHFFVDDIDHPYNETKRFDWIRGYHVGGRSIMWGRQSYRLSDIDFEANKKEGIAVDWPVRYKDISPWYDKVEEYISVSGEKLGLEVLPDGKFSPPMELNCVEEVLKKNMAENYKDGRLLTIGRVAHITGAKTYDGRSACQFRNRCVRGCPFGGYFSSNSSTLPAAERTGNMTLRPFSIVTEVMYDDATGKATGVKVVDQETNEKLEFKSKVVFLCASAIGSTSILMQSKSERFPNGMGNDSGELGHNLMDHHFKAGATAKWDGDLDKYYKGRRPNGIYIPRFRNIGGVTDQKTFKRGYGYQGGAGRGDYQPQIAEAGYGAKLKEEIQKPGGWTIGLMGFGECLPYHENKMTLDYNDLDKWGLPKVNFDAEWKENEWEMRKDMIASAKDMLKNAGFKDIQTMDDPSAPGNGIHEMGTARMGRDPKTSVCNGNNQLHAVPNVYVTDGAFMTSASCVNPSLTYMAFSARAANHAAAQIKKEA from the coding sequence ATGTACGACGCAATTGTCGTAGGCTCAGGAATCTCTGGTGGATGGGCAGCAAAAGAACTATGTGAAAACGGTATGAAAACGCTCGTATTAGAGCGCGGTCGTATGGTAAAGCATATAGATGACTACCCTACAATGCACAATGACCCTTGGGACAATAAATTTAAAGGTAATAACTCACGTGAAGTGGAGGCTAGATATGAAAAACAAGCCCGTACGGGATATGTTCATAAGGCAGATAGTCGTCACTTTTTTGTAGATGATATTGATCATCCTTATAATGAGACAAAACGCTTTGACTGGATACGTGGGTATCACGTAGGCGGTCGTTCTATTATGTGGGGTAGACAGAGTTATAGACTGTCTGATATAGATTTTGAAGCAAATAAAAAAGAAGGCATTGCTGTAGACTGGCCTGTACGTTATAAAGATATCTCACCTTGGTATGATAAGGTAGAGGAGTATATCTCTGTATCTGGAGAAAAGTTAGGTCTAGAGGTACTACCAGACGGAAAGTTTTCACCACCTATGGAGCTTAACTGTGTAGAAGAGGTTCTTAAAAAGAATATGGCCGAAAATTATAAAGATGGTCGTCTTCTTACTATAGGGCGTGTTGCACATATTACAGGAGCAAAGACCTATGATGGTCGTTCTGCTTGCCAGTTTAGAAATCGCTGTGTGAGAGGATGTCCTTTTGGAGGGTACTTCTCAAGTAACTCATCTACGCTACCAGCTGCAGAGCGTACAGGAAATATGACGTTACGTCCGTTTTCTATCGTAACAGAAGTAATGTATGATGATGCTACAGGTAAAGCTACTGGGGTAAAAGTGGTAGATCAAGAGACAAATGAAAAATTAGAGTTTAAATCTAAAGTTGTTTTCCTTTGTGCATCTGCCATAGGATCTACAAGCATACTTATGCAATCTAAGAGTGAGCGCTTCCCTAACGGTATGGGTAATGACTCTGGAGAGCTTGGACATAACTTAATGGATCACCACTTTAAAGCAGGAGCAACTGCAAAATGGGATGGAGATCTAGATAAATATTATAAAGGACGCCGTCCTAACGGGATTTACATTCCTCGTTTTAGAAACATAGGCGGAGTAACAGATCAAAAAACCTTTAAGCGTGGATACGGTTATCAAGGTGGTGCAGGTCGTGGTGATTACCAACCACAAATTGCCGAAGCAGGATATGGCGCAAAGCTTAAAGAAGAGATTCAAAAACCAGGAGGATGGACTATAGGTCTTATGGGCTTTGGAGAGTGTCTTCCTTACCACGAGAATAAAATGACCCTAGATTATAATGATCTTGATAAATGGGGACTGCCTAAGGTAAACTTTGACGCAGAGTGGAAAGAAAACGAGTGGGAAATGCGTAAGGATATGATTGCAAGTGCAAAAGATATGCTTAAAAATGCCGGCTTTAAAGATATCCAGACTATGGATGACCCAAGTGCTCCAGGTAACGGTATACACGAGATGGGTACAGCACGTATGGGACGTGATCCAAAAACATCTGTATGTAATGGTAATAACCAGCTACACGCAGTACCTAATGTATATGTGACAGATGGAGCATTTATGACCTCTGCAAGTTGTGTAAACCCATCACTTACCTATATGGCTTTTAGTGCACGTGCTGCAAATCACGCTGCCGCTCAAATTAAAAAAGAAGCATAA
- a CDS encoding gluconate 2-dehydrogenase subunit 3 family protein, whose product MKRRQLIKNLGLGGVALVATPTLLSLLQSCKADGPVFEPVFINNSQGKALRHIVDLIIPSDEAIPGAVDVGAHKFIDMYWNEVIPLEDQTHIKAGFDALANRLQDATGKTFDDAEAEDYDKLLAKYLNASKEQEEVFNKSLGEYYQAYQRDKTVKVDPDAGAFSLLQNVRGMTIWGWKQSEEIGENVLAYEPIPGQQIGCLPVEEATGGKAYSL is encoded by the coding sequence ATGAAAAGAAGACAATTAATAAAGAACTTAGGATTAGGTGGAGTGGCACTCGTTGCAACACCTACATTATTAAGCCTACTACAAAGCTGTAAAGCAGACGGGCCAGTGTTTGAACCTGTGTTTATTAATAACTCACAAGGTAAAGCGCTTCGTCATATTGTAGATCTTATTATCCCATCAGATGAGGCAATACCAGGAGCTGTAGATGTAGGTGCGCATAAGTTTATAGATATGTACTGGAATGAGGTGATACCTCTAGAAGATCAAACGCATATTAAAGCTGGTTTTGATGCACTTGCAAATAGATTGCAAGATGCAACAGGTAAAACTTTTGATGATGCAGAGGCCGAAGATTACGACAAGCTTCTAGCCAAATATCTAAATGCTTCAAAAGAACAAGAAGAAGTATTTAATAAAAGTCTAGGAGAGTATTACCAAGCATACCAGAGAGACAAGACGGTAAAGGTAGATCCAGATGCTGGCGCTTTTAGTTTACTGCAAAACGTAAGAGGTATGACTATCTGGGGTTGGAAACAGTCTGAAGAGATAGGAGAAAACGTACTTGCTTATGAGCCTATTCCGGGACAACAAATAGGTTGCTTACCAGTAGAGGAAGCAACAGGAGGAAAAGCATACTCACTGTAA
- a CDS encoding hydroxypyruvate isomerase family protein, whose amino-acid sequence MERRKFIQKGALTGSFLGLGIAGIHAMNNVVRDSAFAKADTEPHTFNLNYAPHIGMFKELAGENVINQLNFMADQGFTAFEDNEMRSRPIAEQEAMAEVMRRRGLTMGVFVAHKIHWTKPNLASGNQEWRDEFLADIKSSIEVAKRVNAKWMTVVPGHVDLRQNIDFQTANVVESLRQASALLEPHGIVMVLEPLNFRNHPGLFLSKSPQAYQICKAVNSPSCKILFDIYHQQIQEGNLIPNIEQCWDEIAYFQIGDNPGRNEPTSGEINYKNVFKYIHSRGFKGVLGMEHGNSIEGKEGEQRVIDAYVESDRFL is encoded by the coding sequence ATGGAAAGAAGAAAATTTATACAAAAAGGAGCTCTCACGGGTTCCTTTTTAGGTTTAGGGATCGCAGGTATACACGCGATGAATAATGTTGTGAGAGATTCCGCTTTCGCGAAAGCGGACACAGAACCACACACTTTTAATCTCAATTATGCCCCGCACATAGGAATGTTTAAAGAGCTCGCTGGCGAAAATGTTATCAATCAGCTCAACTTTATGGCAGATCAAGGCTTTACCGCCTTTGAAGATAATGAGATGCGCAGCCGCCCCATTGCCGAACAAGAAGCAATGGCAGAGGTGATGCGTAGGCGTGGTCTTACTATGGGCGTTTTTGTGGCTCATAAAATACACTGGACAAAGCCAAACCTAGCGAGCGGAAATCAAGAATGGCGGGACGAGTTTCTGGCAGATATTAAGAGCTCTATTGAGGTAGCAAAACGTGTAAATGCAAAATGGATGACTGTGGTACCTGGTCACGTAGACTTGCGTCAGAATATTGATTTTCAGACCGCAAACGTAGTAGAGAGCCTTAGACAAGCAAGCGCCTTACTAGAACCGCACGGCATTGTGATGGTGCTGGAGCCACTCAATTTTAGAAACCACCCAGGACTATTTTTATCTAAGTCACCACAAGCATATCAAATCTGTAAAGCTGTAAACAGTCCGTCGTGCAAGATTCTTTTTGACATCTACCATCAGCAAATTCAAGAAGGAAATTTAATTCCAAACATAGAACAATGTTGGGACGAGATTGCTTACTTCCAGATAGGAGATAACCCTGGTCGTAATGAGCCTACTTCTGGAGAGATTAACTACAAAAATGTATTTAAATATATACACAGTCGTGGTTTCAAAGGAGTCTTAGGAATGGAACACGGTAATAGTATAGAAGGAAAAGAGGGTGAGCAGCGTGTGATAGATGCGTATGTGGAGAGTGATAGGTTTTTGTAA
- a CDS encoding cell division protein FtsX, producing the protein MSSSFEKYQKRRLITSYFSVVISIALVLFLLGILGLLVLNTKKVADYFKETIAVGVYFKDAAKDVEMKQLEKTLSLAAYTKSIKFVSKEEAAASHSEALGENFVDYLGENPLQNSIDLYLNADYVSAEKVEEIANEIASKDFVEEVTYDKPLISLLNDNIKKISLWILIISGIFTFIAVLLINSSIRLSVYAKRFTIKTMQMVGATKRFIRRPFVWKSVRLGIIGALIAIAGMAGVLYYANKAFPQLTLLDDPLVLGALFGGVFLMGILITWFSTFLATQRFLNLRTDELYY; encoded by the coding sequence ATGAGTTCATCTTTTGAAAAATACCAGAAAAGACGATTAATTACTTCCTATTTTTCGGTGGTGATTAGCATCGCTTTGGTACTATTTCTATTAGGTATATTGGGACTACTCGTGCTTAACACGAAAAAGGTAGCAGATTATTTTAAGGAGACCATTGCTGTAGGTGTTTACTTTAAAGATGCTGCAAAAGACGTGGAGATGAAACAGCTAGAGAAAACACTTTCTCTAGCAGCGTACACAAAATCTATAAAATTTGTTTCAAAAGAAGAGGCTGCGGCATCTCATAGTGAAGCCCTGGGAGAAAACTTTGTAGATTACCTTGGCGAGAACCCGCTTCAAAATAGCATAGACTTATACCTCAATGCAGATTATGTATCTGCAGAGAAGGTAGAAGAAATAGCAAATGAGATCGCATCAAAAGACTTTGTAGAAGAAGTAACTTATGATAAACCTCTCATATCATTGCTTAATGATAATATCAAAAAAATAAGCCTGTGGATACTTATTATCTCTGGCATATTTACGTTTATCGCAGTACTGCTTATCAATAGCTCTATACGACTATCTGTGTACGCAAAGCGTTTTACAATAAAGACAATGCAAATGGTGGGCGCGACAAAACGTTTTATAAGACGTCCCTTTGTATGGAAGAGTGTGCGCCTTGGGATTATAGGTGCGCTTATCGCTATAGCAGGTATGGCAGGAGTGCTGTATTATGCAAATAAAGCATTCCCGCAACTCACATTACTAGATGACCCGCTCGTACTAGGAGCATTATTTGGAGGTGTGTTTTTAATGGGAATACTCATTACTTGGTTTAGTACCTTTCTGGCAACACAACGTTTCTTAAATTTGCGCACAGACGAGCTATACTACTAG
- a CDS encoding DUF3098 domain-containing protein, with protein sequence MGEQKRKEVSKQTTEFIFGKKNFTWMLIGLGVIALGFILMSGGGSDDPNVFNPEIYSWRRIRLAPAVILIGFGIEVYAILLNPNKGK encoded by the coding sequence ATGGGAGAACAAAAACGTAAAGAAGTATCAAAACAGACTACCGAATTTATATTTGGGAAGAAAAATTTTACGTGGATGCTTATAGGCCTTGGAGTTATAGCCTTAGGTTTTATACTTATGTCTGGAGGAGGTAGTGATGATCCTAATGTGTTTAACCCAGAGATCTACTCTTGGAGACGCATACGTCTTGCCCCAGCAGTAATACTCATAGGTTTTGGTATAGAAGTATATGCCATCTTATTAAATCCTAATAAAGGTAAGTAA
- the uppP gene encoding undecaprenyl-diphosphatase UppP: MNNLDAFILGVIQGLTEFLPVSSSGHLELGKAILGDTSVPEESLMFTVVVHFATALSTIVVFRKDIIEILSGLFSFKWNEETQFSAKIVLSMIPAVIVGLFFEEQLEALFGGNIMLVGCMLLVTAVLLYFADRAKDTQKNVTFSNAFIIGVSQAVAMIPGISRSGATISTSVLLGNDKSKAARFSFLMVIPLIFGKIAKDLMDGAITTQTGNVSVLVIGFISAFVAGLIACTWMIKLVKKSKLSWFAIYCLIVGVIAIGFSLYN; this comes from the coding sequence ATGAATAATCTTGACGCATTTATCCTTGGTGTCATTCAAGGACTCACAGAGTTTTTACCTGTTTCATCTAGTGGGCACCTCGAGCTAGGTAAAGCCATACTGGGAGATACTTCTGTACCAGAAGAGAGCCTTATGTTTACCGTAGTGGTACATTTTGCAACAGCACTTTCTACCATTGTAGTTTTTAGAAAAGATATCATAGAAATTTTAAGCGGATTGTTTTCATTCAAGTGGAATGAAGAAACACAATTTTCGGCAAAAATCGTTTTGTCAATGATACCTGCAGTTATTGTAGGGCTCTTTTTTGAGGAGCAACTAGAAGCACTTTTTGGAGGAAATATTATGCTTGTAGGCTGTATGCTGCTTGTGACAGCGGTACTACTATACTTTGCAGATAGAGCAAAAGACACTCAAAAGAATGTAACTTTTTCAAATGCATTTATAATAGGCGTTTCTCAAGCAGTTGCTATGATACCTGGTATCTCACGTAGTGGAGCGACAATATCTACCTCTGTATTACTGGGTAATGATAAGAGTAAGGCAGCACGATTTTCATTTTTAATGGTAATTCCACTTATTTTTGGAAAAATCGCAAAAGACCTTATGGACGGTGCAATTACGACTCAAACGGGTAATGTCTCTGTACTAGTAATAGGTTTTATATCTGCCTTTGTTGCAGGACTTATAGCCTGCACCTGGATGATAAAACTTGTGAAGAAAAGTAAGCTTTCTTGGTTTGCTATATACTGCCTCATTGTAGGAGTTATTGCGATAGGTTTCTCACTTTATAACTAA